The following coding sequences lie in one Flavobacterium cyclinae genomic window:
- a CDS encoding branched-chain amino acid aminotransferase, with the protein MELKTLNEIEIISAPNSKINEVDFENLTFGNVFTDHMLVCDYVNGAWQKPVIEPYAPFTIDPSAKVFHYGQAIFEGMKAYKDQQDDVWLFRPDENFHRFNKSAIRMAMPEVPEDIFLGGLHRLLEIEKEWVRKGKGNTLYIRPFMIATGHGVIAAPSQEYRFMIILSPARSYYSGEVKVIIAEHYSRAANGGIGAAKAAGNYSAQFYPTKLANEQGFQQIIWTDDATHTKLEEAGTMNVFFRINDTLFTAPTSERILDGVTRKSVIELAKRENINVEVRPVLVEEIVVAAKNGTLKEIFGAGTAAVINPIVGFSFQDHYYELPKLENSMALEIKEKLTNIQYKLAEDTFGWTVKI; encoded by the coding sequence ATGGAATTAAAAACTTTAAACGAAATTGAGATTATTTCGGCTCCTAACTCTAAAATCAATGAAGTAGATTTTGAAAACTTAACTTTTGGTAATGTATTTACAGACCACATGTTAGTTTGTGATTATGTTAATGGAGCATGGCAAAAACCTGTTATAGAACCTTATGCGCCTTTTACAATAGATCCTTCAGCTAAAGTTTTTCATTATGGTCAAGCTATTTTTGAAGGAATGAAAGCATATAAAGACCAGCAAGATGATGTTTGGTTATTTAGACCTGATGAAAACTTTCACCGTTTTAACAAAAGTGCAATCCGCATGGCAATGCCAGAAGTTCCTGAAGATATTTTCTTAGGTGGTTTGCATCGATTATTAGAAATAGAAAAAGAATGGGTTAGAAAAGGAAAAGGAAACACACTATATATCCGTCCGTTTATGATTGCTACTGGTCACGGTGTAATTGCGGCACCATCACAAGAGTATCGTTTTATGATTATTTTATCTCCTGCTCGTTCATATTATTCAGGAGAAGTTAAAGTAATTATTGCCGAACATTACAGTAGAGCTGCTAATGGAGGAATTGGGGCTGCGAAAGCTGCAGGAAATTACTCAGCTCAGTTTTACCCAACAAAATTAGCTAACGAACAAGGGTTCCAACAAATCATTTGGACAGATGATGCTACTCATACCAAATTAGAAGAAGCGGGTACAATGAACGTTTTCTTTAGAATTAATGATACCTTGTTTACTGCACCTACAAGTGAAAGAATCTTAGATGGTGTAACTCGTAAAAGTGTTATTGAATTAGCAAAAAGAGAAAATATCAATGTTGAAGTTCGTCCAGTTTTAGTTGAAGAAATTGTTGTCGCTGCTAAAAATGGAACTTTAAAAGAAATTTTTGGAGCAGGAACAGCAGCCGTTATTAATCCTATTGTTGGTTTCTCATTCCAAGATCACTATTATGAATTGCCTAAATTAGAAAATTCAATGGCACTTGAAATCAAAGAAAAATTAACTAATATTCAATATAAATTAGCTGAAGATACCTTTGGGTGGACAGTTAAAATTTAG
- a CDS encoding nucleoside triphosphate pyrophosphohydrolase family protein, with translation MQKQLKAVQIFHETYGLGVSQEMKADLGTLKNELRFNLMKEENEEYLEAVQNNDIVEVADALGDMLYILCGTILEHGLQHKIEEVFDEIQRSNMSKLGEDGKPIYREDGKVMKGPNYFKPNFEEILK, from the coding sequence ATGCAAAAACAATTAAAAGCAGTACAAATATTTCATGAAACCTATGGTTTAGGTGTGAGTCAAGAAATGAAAGCCGATTTAGGTACATTAAAAAACGAACTTCGTTTTAATTTAATGAAAGAAGAAAATGAAGAGTATTTAGAAGCCGTTCAAAATAATGATATTGTTGAAGTAGCAGATGCTTTAGGGGATATGTTATATATTTTATGTGGTACAATATTAGAACACGGTCTACAACATAAAATTGAAGAAGTTTTTGATGAAATTCAACGTTCTAATATGAGTAAATTAGGTGAAGATGGAAAGCCAATTTACCGTGAAGATGGTAAAGTTATGAAAGGTCCTAATTACTTTAAACCCAATTTTGAAGAAATATTAAAATAG
- a CDS encoding GyrI-like domain-containing protein — MRILKYILLLLLLLSVAFVVFVATQKGDYKILRKKEISISKEVVFSFVSDSSSNQDWLAWTSNEATINTIKNIPNDSLVQYITISENKNESLMRFQKTKKGVLVTWEMKGNLDFNLKLLSVLQGGVDNVIGDKLEESLDNINTYLVKELKTFDVKLNGVVTKHMTNYIQQIDTCSPAEFQKVSKSMLQNMMSFVEKNNIEILGLPFITYDNIKSNNSNIIFAMCVPVEEEILTTPGSEISGGHFEEFLAIKATLTGDYSHRKNAWNKARAYARKKGFVEDTYNGKFIEIYKVSLPKERKPSKWVTELYVPVKKKVYIPKPKTETTTEGTENPTDTNTPTKQSE, encoded by the coding sequence ATGAGAATATTAAAATACATACTACTTCTATTACTGCTTTTAAGCGTTGCTTTTGTTGTATTCGTTGCTACCCAAAAAGGCGATTATAAAATTTTAAGAAAAAAAGAAATTAGTATTTCAAAAGAGGTTGTTTTTTCATTTGTTTCTGATTCTTCATCTAATCAAGATTGGTTGGCATGGACATCAAATGAAGCTACAATTAATACAATTAAAAATATACCAAATGATAGTTTGGTTCAATACATTACGATTTCAGAAAACAAGAATGAATCCTTAATGCGTTTTCAAAAAACAAAAAAAGGAGTTCTTGTTACTTGGGAAATGAAAGGTAATTTAGATTTTAATTTAAAATTATTAAGCGTTTTGCAAGGTGGAGTTGATAATGTAATTGGAGATAAATTAGAAGAAAGCCTAGATAACATCAATACGTATTTAGTAAAAGAATTAAAAACATTTGATGTAAAATTAAATGGAGTGGTTACTAAACATATGACCAACTATATTCAGCAAATTGATACTTGTAGCCCAGCTGAATTTCAAAAAGTATCCAAATCGATGTTACAAAACATGATGTCATTTGTTGAAAAAAATAATATTGAAATTCTAGGTTTACCTTTCATCACTTATGACAATATTAAATCAAACAATAGCAATATAATATTTGCTATGTGTGTTCCTGTAGAAGAAGAAATTCTTACAACTCCTGGAAGTGAAATTTCAGGTGGTCATTTTGAAGAATTTTTAGCAATAAAAGCCACATTAACTGGTGACTATTCGCATAGAAAAAATGCATGGAATAAAGCTAGAGCTTATGCTAGAAAAAAAGGTTTTGTAGAAGATACTTACAATGGGAAGTTTATAGAAATTTATAAAGTAAGTTTACCAAAAGAACGCAAACCTTCTAAATGGGTAACCGAATTATACGTTCCTGTTAAGAAAAAAGTATATATTCCAAAACCTAAAACTGAAACTACAACTGAAGGAACGGAAAACCCAACAGATACTAATACACCAACAAAACAATCAGAATAA
- a CDS encoding tRNA threonylcarbamoyladenosine dehydratase: MAKWKERAVLLFKEDGIQKLENANVLVVGLGGVGSFAAEFLARAGVGNMTIVDGDVVDITNINRQLPALHSTVGEPKVKIVGDRLMDINPDLKLTRIEEFLSPERAFELVTPEFDYVLDCIDSLTPKINLIVACKRKKVKVISNMGAGGKFEAEKVRVKDISKTDYCPLAKQVRKRLKLEGISSGVKVVYSYERPDYDSVKMTDGSNFKKSFYGTNSWMPALFGLHAAETVVKHLIGKNK; the protein is encoded by the coding sequence ATGGCAAAGTGGAAAGAAAGAGCGGTATTATTATTTAAAGAAGATGGAATTCAAAAATTAGAAAATGCTAATGTACTAGTTGTTGGATTAGGTGGAGTAGGGAGTTTTGCTGCCGAGTTTTTAGCGCGTGCTGGAGTAGGAAATATGACAATTGTTGATGGTGATGTTGTTGATATTACCAATATCAATCGCCAATTACCAGCATTACATAGTACTGTTGGTGAACCAAAAGTAAAGATTGTTGGAGATCGCTTAATGGATATTAATCCAGATTTGAAATTAACACGTATTGAAGAATTTTTATCGCCAGAAAGAGCTTTTGAATTGGTTACACCAGAATTTGATTATGTTTTGGATTGTATCGACAGCTTAACACCAAAAATCAATTTGATTGTAGCTTGTAAACGCAAAAAAGTGAAAGTAATTAGTAACATGGGAGCAGGTGGTAAGTTTGAAGCCGAAAAAGTCCGTGTAAAAGATATTAGTAAAACCGATTATTGTCCGTTAGCGAAACAAGTAAGAAAGCGATTAAAATTAGAGGGAATATCAAGCGGCGTTAAAGTAGTTTATTCCTATGAAAGACCGGATTATGATAGCGTAAAAATGACCGACGGTTCTAACTTTAAAAAGTCGTTTTATGGTACAAATAGCTGGATGCCGGCTTTATTTGGTTTACATGCTGCCGAAACAGTTGTAAAGCATTTAATAGGAAAGAATAAATAA
- a CDS encoding TatD family hydrolase, whose product MTKYINLHTHKFSNLADVIEVVNQYPWEFDTTIPNYSIGIHPWYIDENRLEFDLEIIQQKLQLNECLALGECGLDKRIEIPLEVQISVFKQQLEIVKQTNKPIVLHCVAAYDEVIAIKKEMKIENPMIIHGFSKNEQVAQSLLKNGFYLSFGKYLLRNKDLEKVFTFAPENQILLETDTIEESIYQVYEKAALIKGVSIEDMKAIVFSNFSKIFSLKQ is encoded by the coding sequence ATGACTAAGTATATTAATTTACATACACATAAATTTTCAAACCTCGCTGATGTTATTGAGGTTGTAAATCAATATCCATGGGAATTTGATACAACCATTCCTAATTATTCTATTGGAATTCATCCGTGGTATATCGATGAAAATCGATTGGAATTTGATTTGGAAATAATCCAGCAAAAACTGCAATTAAACGAATGTTTAGCGCTTGGCGAATGTGGTTTAGATAAACGTATAGAAATTCCGTTAGAAGTTCAAATTTCGGTTTTTAAACAGCAATTGGAAATTGTAAAGCAAACGAATAAACCTATCGTTTTGCATTGTGTGGCGGCATATGATGAAGTGATTGCCATCAAGAAAGAAATGAAAATTGAGAACCCAATGATTATTCATGGTTTTTCAAAAAACGAACAAGTAGCTCAGTCTTTATTAAAAAATGGATTTTACTTATCATTTGGAAAATACTTACTACGTAATAAAGATTTAGAAAAAGTATTTACCTTTGCACCCGAAAATCAAATTTTACTAGAAACCGATACAATTGAAGAATCCATTTATCAAGTGTATGAAAAAGCAGCTTTGATTAAAGGAGTTTCGATAGAGGACATGAAAGCGATTGTTTTTAGTAATTTTTCAAAGATTTTCAGCCTAAAACAATAA
- a CDS encoding DUF1684 domain-containing protein: MKKILVFLFCSAVVFAQKDITASQEFQSKLNKSFSDSLKSPLTKDDLKEFKGLDFFPISEKFIVEALFIRTKNEKAFAMKTTTSRTPLYVKYGELHFKIDEKEFKLNVYQNIDLSKKPGYSDYFFLPFSDLTCGKESYIGGRYVDMRMQKGKTWIIDFNKAYNPYCAYNYKYSCPIVPLENDLDIEILAGVKKFHD; the protein is encoded by the coding sequence ATGAAAAAAATACTAGTTTTCCTTTTTTGTTCGGCTGTTGTCTTTGCTCAAAAAGACATAACTGCTTCACAAGAATTTCAATCCAAATTAAACAAGAGTTTTTCAGATTCCTTAAAAAGCCCCTTAACTAAAGACGATTTAAAAGAATTTAAAGGTTTAGATTTTTTTCCAATAAGCGAAAAATTTATTGTTGAAGCGCTATTTATTAGAACCAAAAATGAAAAGGCTTTTGCAATGAAAACGACAACTTCCCGAACTCCTTTGTACGTTAAATATGGAGAACTTCATTTTAAAATTGATGAAAAAGAGTTTAAATTAAACGTCTATCAGAATATCGATTTATCAAAGAAGCCGGGATATTCTGATTATTTTTTTTTGCCTTTTTCTGATTTAACTTGTGGTAAAGAAAGTTACATTGGTGGTCGATATGTAGATATGAGAATGCAAAAAGGTAAAACTTGGATAATAGATTTTAATAAGGCTTATAATCCTTATTGTGCTTATAATTATAAATATTCATGCCCAATTGTTCCTTTAGAGAATGATTTGGATATCGAAATTTTAGCTGGTGTAAAAAAGTTCCATGACTAA
- a CDS encoding MDR family MFS transporter, with protein sequence MLQRAFHKYIDNFRGFSREIWILTFITFINRAGTMVLPFLSKYLKEDLHFSYSQVGWIMVSFGCGSILGSWLGGKLSDKIGFYKIMIFSLLTSGIAFFGLQFITSFQGLLIAMFFIMIIADMFRPAMFVSLGAYAKPENRTRALTLVRLAINLGFAAGPALGGLLIMSVGYKGLFWVDGATCILAISIFWILVKEKKKSKYTDKEHPGEVLTHSVFKDTPFWIFLTGTLITGILFFQLFTTIPLYHKEQFNLSEFQTGLLLTLNGVLVFFLEMPIVNYIEKHKINKLKVITYGCMAMAISIYLLLINNWSGILIIMMIFMTFAEMFAFPFSNSFAMSRAPKGHEGRYMAIFTMSYSLAHILSAKTGMEIIDLFSYQTNWFFMGTLGVIGVLLFVWTSKLVKKESVK encoded by the coding sequence ATGTTACAACGCGCTTTTCATAAATATATCGATAATTTTAGAGGATTTTCTCGTGAAATTTGGATTCTTACCTTCATCACTTTCATAAATCGTGCAGGCACAATGGTGCTTCCATTTTTATCAAAATATTTGAAAGAAGATTTACATTTTTCTTACAGCCAAGTAGGTTGGATTATGGTAAGCTTTGGTTGTGGTTCAATTTTAGGTTCTTGGTTAGGTGGTAAGCTCTCAGATAAAATTGGATTTTACAAAATCATGATTTTTAGTTTGTTAACTAGCGGAATTGCTTTCTTTGGATTACAATTTATTACTAGTTTTCAAGGTTTACTTATCGCAATGTTTTTCATAATGATAATAGCCGATATGTTCAGACCTGCAATGTTTGTATCGCTTGGTGCTTATGCAAAACCCGAAAATAGAACCCGAGCTTTAACTTTAGTACGATTAGCCATTAATTTAGGATTTGCTGCCGGACCAGCACTTGGTGGATTATTAATTATGAGCGTGGGTTACAAAGGCTTGTTTTGGGTAGATGGTGCCACATGTATATTAGCGATTTCAATATTTTGGATTTTAGTTAAAGAGAAAAAGAAATCAAAATATACTGATAAAGAACATCCTGGTGAAGTTTTAACACATTCTGTTTTTAAAGATACCCCTTTTTGGATATTCCTAACTGGAACTTTAATAACAGGAATTTTATTCTTCCAATTATTTACAACAATCCCATTATACCATAAAGAACAGTTTAATTTAAGCGAATTTCAAACGGGATTACTCTTAACACTCAATGGTGTTTTGGTCTTCTTTTTAGAAATGCCTATTGTAAACTACATTGAAAAACATAAGATAAATAAACTTAAAGTCATTACTTATGGATGTATGGCAATGGCTATAAGTATTTACTTGCTCTTAATCAATAATTGGTCTGGGATTCTTATTATTATGATGATTTTCATGACGTTTGCCGAAATGTTTGCCTTCCCTTTTTCCAATTCCTTTGCCATGAGCCGCGCTCCAAAAGGTCATGAAGGTCGTTATATGGCAATTTTTACTATGAGTTATAGTTTAGCTCATATTTTAAGTGCTAAAACGGGAATGGAAATAATTGACTTGTTTAGTTATCAAACCAATTGGTTTTTTATGGGAACACTAGGTGTTATTGGTGTATTACTATTTGTTTGGACCAGCAAATTGGTTAAAAAAGAATCCGTAAAATAA